In Vibrio sp. 10N, the following proteins share a genomic window:
- the pdxA gene encoding 4-hydroxythreonine-4-phosphate dehydrogenase PdxA, with product MSKWLRTKKVKSIKRIIVTAGEPAGIGPDLAVALSQKSWPHQVVICADKSLIAERAELLGIDVELVDFDAQNFESHRQGRLVILHEPLTVPAKAGVLDERNGQYVLNTLEKAAKGCMNGQFDAIVTGPVHKGVINRAGVSFSGHTEFFAEVSNTPLVVMMLATEGLRTALVTTHLPLSEVPNAITEDRVTRIVDILHHDLVTKFGITTPNIYVCGLNPHAGEDGCLGMEEIETITPTLEKLRTEKNYQLVGPLPADTIFNDKYLREADAVLGMYHDQVLPVLKYKGFGRSVNITLGLPFIRTSVDHGTAIDLAGTGQADFGSFETALAYAIDLVESRQ from the coding sequence TTGTCGAAATGGTTGAGGACGAAGAAAGTGAAATCAATTAAACGCATCATCGTCACAGCCGGCGAGCCAGCAGGTATCGGACCAGACTTAGCGGTGGCCCTTTCGCAAAAATCATGGCCACATCAGGTGGTCATTTGCGCTGATAAATCATTGATTGCAGAGCGCGCAGAGCTACTTGGCATCGATGTCGAGTTGGTCGACTTCGACGCACAAAACTTCGAATCTCATCGACAAGGACGCTTAGTGATTCTGCATGAACCACTGACTGTTCCAGCCAAAGCTGGCGTTCTCGATGAGAGAAACGGTCAATACGTACTAAATACCCTCGAAAAAGCCGCAAAAGGCTGTATGAATGGTCAATTTGATGCTATTGTCACCGGCCCTGTGCACAAAGGGGTGATCAATCGCGCTGGCGTTAGCTTTAGTGGCCATACAGAGTTCTTTGCAGAGGTATCCAATACACCACTTGTGGTGATGATGCTGGCAACGGAAGGGCTAAGAACAGCACTGGTTACGACACACCTTCCCTTATCGGAAGTGCCTAATGCCATCACCGAGGATCGCGTCACGCGAATCGTTGATATATTGCACCACGATTTGGTCACCAAGTTTGGGATCACAACACCAAACATCTATGTCTGCGGCCTGAACCCTCATGCGGGTGAAGATGGCTGCCTAGGTATGGAAGAGATTGAAACCATCACTCCTACCCTAGAAAAACTTCGCACAGAGAAAAATTATCAGCTTGTTGGCCCATTACCCGCCGACACGATATTTAATGACAAATACTTACGCGAAGCGGATGCTGTCTTAGGCATGTATCACGATCAAGTACTCCCTGTATTAAAATACAAAGGCTTTGGTCGTTCAGTAAACATCACTCTTGGTCTACCTTTTATAAGGACATCGGTTGATCATGGCACCGCGATTGATCTTGCTGGCACCGGCCAAGCAGACTTTGGCAGCTTTGAGACAGCGCTGGCGTACGCAATAGACTTAGTAGAGAGCAGACAATGA
- the rsmA gene encoding 16S rRNA (adenine(1518)-N(6)/adenine(1519)-N(6))-dimethyltransferase RsmA yields MRNDVHLGHKARKRFGQNFLNDPYIIDGIVSSINPKPGQNLVEIGPGLGAITEPVGKEVDKFTVIELDRDLAQRLRTHPDLADKLTIHEGDAMRFDFTQLVKPNNKLRIFGNLPYNISTPLMFHLFEFHKDIQDMHFMLQKEVVNRLAAGPGSKAYGRLTVMAQYYCKVVPVLEVPPTAFVPPPKVDSAVVRLVPYEELPYPATSLKWLDRVCREGFNQRRKTVRNCYKALMSAETLEELGVNPSMRPENLTLQQFVDMANWLDANHG; encoded by the coding sequence ATGAGAAATGATGTCCACTTAGGGCACAAGGCCAGAAAACGATTTGGCCAGAACTTCCTGAACGATCCGTACATCATCGATGGTATCGTATCTTCAATTAACCCAAAGCCGGGCCAAAACCTGGTTGAGATCGGCCCTGGTCTTGGCGCGATTACTGAGCCAGTGGGTAAAGAAGTCGACAAGTTTACGGTTATCGAACTTGACCGTGACTTGGCACAGCGTCTGCGTACTCACCCAGATCTTGCTGACAAGTTGACCATTCACGAAGGCGACGCAATGCGTTTTGACTTCACCCAACTGGTGAAGCCTAACAACAAACTGCGCATCTTTGGTAACTTGCCATATAACATCTCTACGCCTTTGATGTTCCACTTGTTTGAATTCCATAAAGACATCCAAGACATGCACTTTATGCTTCAAAAAGAAGTGGTTAACCGTCTAGCCGCTGGCCCTGGTAGCAAAGCTTATGGCCGTCTGACGGTCATGGCACAGTACTACTGTAAAGTGGTACCCGTACTTGAAGTACCACCAACAGCATTCGTGCCGCCGCCGAAAGTCGACTCAGCGGTTGTGCGTCTTGTGCCTTACGAAGAACTGCCATACCCTGCAACTAGCCTTAAGTGGCTTGATCGCGTATGTCGTGAAGGCTTTAACCAGCGTCGTAAAACTGTACGTAACTGCTATAAAGCACTCATGTCCGCGGAAACCTTGGAAGAGCTTGGGGTGAACCCATCTATGCGCCCAGAGAACCTGACGCTGCAACAGTTTGTTGACATGGCAAACTGGCTCGACGCCAACCATGGTTAA
- the apaG gene encoding Co2+/Mg2+ efflux protein ApaG yields the protein MESTTPCVKCQVHTKYVEEQSDPDNSRYVFAYIITIKNLSQETVQLISRRWLITDANGKQLTVEGDGVVGQQPVIEKNDEYTYTSGTAIETPLGVMQGHYVMLDGSGKQFTAEIEPFRLAIPNILN from the coding sequence ATGGAGTCGACCACACCATGCGTAAAATGCCAAGTACACACTAAATACGTTGAAGAACAGTCCGACCCAGACAACAGCCGTTATGTGTTTGCCTACATCATTACCATCAAGAACCTGAGTCAGGAAACTGTTCAACTCATCAGTCGACGCTGGTTAATCACCGATGCTAACGGCAAGCAGCTTACCGTAGAAGGTGATGGCGTCGTTGGACAACAACCGGTCATCGAAAAAAACGATGAATACACTTATACCAGTGGTACAGCAATCGAGACCCCTCTGGGCGTAATGCAGGGGCACTACGTTATGCTAGATGGGAGTGGTAAACAATTTACCGCAGAAATTGAACCTTTCCGCTTGGCGATCCCCAACATACTGAATTAA